One segment of Ziziphus jujuba cultivar Dongzao chromosome 12, ASM3175591v1 DNA contains the following:
- the LOC132799248 gene encoding uncharacterized protein LOC132799248, with protein MLSSTSLPELTFCVIREKPSDPDVFRCLEKLNINQRIMKEAQMQIRVLHWCLNISILKSYVAVQMHYLHEAVNFLLASQQQLQAQISEVRSESSTKEAEVQKVDPVQVDLLVGKAYSDWGHVSDAVAVYDQLISAHPDDFRAYLAKATSFAPEKAKVLVHR; from the exons ATGCTGTCTAGCACAAGCTTACCTGAACTGACCTTTTGCGTTATACGGGAGAAGCCAAGTGACCCTGATGTTTTCCGTTGCTTGGAGAAGCTAAATATAAACCAAAGGATTATGAAGGAAGCGCAAATGCAAATAAGAGTTCTGCATTG GTGTCTAAATATCTCGATTTTGAAGTCCTACGTGGCTGTACAAATGCATTACTTGCATGAG GCTGTAAATTTCCTTCTTGCCTCTCAACAACAACTGCAAGCACAAATCTCAGAAGTAAGAAGTGAAAGCAGTACAAAGGAAGCAGAGGTCCAGAAGGTGGACCCTGTTCAG GTGGATTTGCTAGTGGGGAAAGCATATTCAGACTGGGGGCATGTTAGTGATGCTGTGGCTGTTTATGATCAGCTCATCTCTGCTCACCCTGATGACTTCCGAGCTTACTTGGCCAAG GCAACATCTTTTGCACCAGAGAAAGCCAAGGTACTTGTCCATCGTTAG
- the LOC132800210 gene encoding uncharacterized protein LOC132800210 isoform X2, with translation MTFSSKTEYLNSFIPPFLEELHTYLMSNMTVLDQAPLCEIKSVEKDKDYKLPKDLLYDVTVEKGKYEPEFGDLFAITDVRPKYAGDLDRPQRPYLIAHVQGIYTDEAGIPVAYSILSSKPVLDEYSLDVEMNTENRTRITLFAVKLINLKTNVRIWNALNRVQDEQSVDILQKVLQPETMDAENCIVCHFTKSNNSYLDVRTRISSSDLNEFQKAVVLRCIGTRECDHQNSFKLIWGPPGTGKTKTLGFLLHSLLTMKCRTLTCAPTNIAVLEVTRRLMNNVTESLEDHTYGLGDIVLLGNKKRMNIDDHDELFDIFLDNRADILDKCFNPLSGWTSSLNSMICLLKDPEEQYQLYLKQREEEDDEEDDANFADEEENFKTENGKNINNNQEEDVGDELSKVKQRKKVWNKVIVQILKENKSKKKPKNILSMQKQNQSNHNGKKCDPPLSFEEFVKSRYDCIGERLCLWIESLYTHLPTSFISLEVARKMIKARESLRSFVALLQNVTSGVLKEVFNEDVMFNISSTDCLDLVMFNTSRINCLALLLSLPQSFNIPFFEKKWEVKRFCLENTLLIFCTVSSSSKLYATAPFELLVIDEAAQLKECESAIPLQLPGIRHAILIGDERQLPAMVESKISERVELGRSLFERFALQGYKKHLLSVQHRMHPSISLFPNREFYGGQILDGQNVQERSYSRRFLQDKMYGCYSFINVAQGKEDFDERHSRRNMVEVAVVSEIVECLYKGFVQTKNKVRVGVISPYKAQVFAIKKKMDKYCKDLHRGFSVSVRTVDGFQGGEEDVIIISTVRCNGIGSVGFLSNRQRANVALTRARYCLWILGNEGTLVNSNSIWKKVVNDAKDRGCFHNAHEKKNLAHAITDSLIDLNQLNVLTNMNSLLFKEARWKVCFNDAFWKSLARFKNNELFKKVLSLLENLSCGQRQHDECRNVIGHDRTCSHLLECYRVDNQLHLAWFIDIAPMDNSHYYTQVVKVWDILPLSAVQKLADQLDVMFGNYTVDKMNRCKHKFTEGNLVVPMKWPMDSSSQSLTNSLASLSLREGYKAYPTNYKNHSKPQTGKSGRRRNWAFK, from the exons ATGACATTCTCATCCAAAACAGAATACTTGAACTCTTTTATTCCCCCATTTTTGGAGGAATTACATACTTACCTGATGTCAAACATGACAGTACTGGATCAAGCACCTTTATGTGAAATTAAGTCTGTGGAAAAAGATAAAGATTATAAACTTCCTAAAGATTTGTTGTACGATGTAACggtggaaaaaggaaaatatgagCCCGAATTTGGCGACTTGTTTGCAATAACTGATGTAAGACCAAAGTATGCTGGAGACTTGGATCGGCCTCAAAGACCCTATCTCATCGCTCATGTTCAAGGAATTTATACTGATGAAGCTGGAATTCCTGTTGCATACTCAATATTATCTTCAAAGCCTGTCCTTGACGAATACAGCCTTGACGTTGAAATGAACACAGAGAACAGAACCAGAATTACTCTTTTTGCTGTTAAATTgataaacttaaaaacaaatgTTCGTATATGGAATGCATTGAACAGAGTTCAGGACGAGCAGAGTGTGGACATTCTTCAGAAAGTTTTGCAGCCAGAAACTATG GATGCGGAAAATTGTATAGTCTGTCATTTCACAAAAAGCAACAATTCTTACCTGGATGTAAGGACCAGAATCAGCTCTTCTGATTTGAATGAATTCCAAAAAGCTGTAGTCTTAAGATGTATTGGAACAAGGGAATGTGATCATCAAAATTCCTTCAAACTGATATGGGGTCCTCCAGGGACAGGAAAAACGAAGACGCTTGGTTTCCTTCTACATTCCCTCCTTACTATGAAATGCAGAACACTCACATGTGCCCCAACAAACATTGCAGTGTTGGAAGTGACCAGACGGCTCATGAACAATGTCACAGAATCACTTGAAGATCATACATATGGGCTTGGAGATATAGTTTTGCTTGGTAACAAGAAACGTATGAACATTGATGATCATGATGagctttttgatatatttcttgACAACCGTGCTGACATACTTGACAAGTGTTTTAACCCGTTATCAGGGTGGACCTCTAGTTTAAATTCCATGATTTGTTTGCTTAAGGACCCTGAAGAGCAGTATCAATTATACTTGAAGCAGAGagaagaggaagatgatgaggaggatgatgCCAATTTTGCTGACGAGGAGGAAAACTTTAAGACGGAAAATGGGAAGAACATCAACAATAATCAAGAGGAGGACGTTGGTGATGAATTATCTAAAGTCAAGCAAAGAAAGAAAGTGTGGAACAAGGTTAttgttcaaattttaaaagaaaacaagagcAAGAAAAAGCCCAAGAATATTTTGTCTATGCAGAAACAAAACCAATCAAACCATAATGGCAAAAAATGTGATCCTCCTTTGTCATTTGAGGAGTTTGTAAAGAGTAGGTATGATTGCATTGGCGAACGGCTATGCCTTTGGATTGAATCTTTGTATACACACCTGCCAACTTCTTTTATTTCACTTGAAGTGGCAAGGAAAATGATCAAGGCTCGTGAATCTCTTAGATCTTTTGTGGCTTTGTTGCAGAATGTTACAAGTGGCGTACTAAAGGAGGTCTTCAACGAAGATGTTATGTTCAATATTTCAAGTACTGATTGCCTTGATCTAGTTATGTTCAATACTTCAAGAATTAATTGCCTTGCTCTATTACTTTCACTTCCTCAGAGCTTTAATATTCCATTTTTCGAGAAAAAATGGGAGGTAAAACGTTTCTGTTTGGAAAATACACTCCTAATTTTCTGTACAGTTTCAAGTTCTTCCAAGTTGTACGCGACAGCTCCATTTGAACTGTTGGTTATAGATGAAGCTGCTCAGCTTAAAGAATGTGAATCTGCCATTCCTTTACAACTTCCTGGCATACGCCATGCAATACTTATTGGTGATGAGCGGCAACTGCCTGCAATGGTTGAAAGCAAG atttctgaaagaGTGGAGCTTGGAAGAAGTTTGTTCGAGAGGTTTGCTTTGCAAGGCTACAAGAAGCATCTTCTTAGCGTTCAACATAGGATGCATCCATCCATAAGTTTATTTCCAAATCGTGAGTTCTATGGAGGCCAGATTTTGGATGGTCAGAATGTTCAAGAAAGAAGCTATAGCAGACGTTTCCTTCAGGATAAAATGTACGGCTGCTACTCTTTTATAAATGTAGCACAAGGAAAAGAGGATTTTGATGAAAGGCATAGCAGAAGAAACATGGTTGAGGTTGCTGTGGTCTCTGAGATAGTTGAGTGCCTTTATAAAG GATTTGTGCAAACAAAGAATAAGGTCAGAGTAGGTGTGATATCACCATACAAGGCTCAAGTTTTTgctattaaaaagaaaatggacaAATATTGTAAAGATCTTCATCGTGGCTTTTCAGTAAGTGTTCGAACTGTTGATGGTTTCCAAGGTGGTGAGGAGGATGTGATAATCATCTCAACTGTAAGGTGTAATGGTATTGGATCGGTGGGATTTCTTTCCAATCGGCAAAGAGCAAACGTGGCGCTAACTCGTGCAAG GTATTGCCTTTGGATATTGGGGAATGAAGGAACTCTAGTGaatagtaattctatttggaaGAAAGTGGTCAATGATGCCAAGGATCGTGGTTGTTTCCACAATGCTCATGAGAAAAAGAATTTGGCTCATGCTATTACAGATTCACTGATTGACCTTAACCAACTCAATGTTTTAACTAATATGAATTCTCTACTGTTTAAAGAGGCAAGATGGAAG GTATGCTTCAATGATGCCTTCTGGAAATCCCTGGCAAGATTTAAAAACAATGAGTTGTTTAAGAAAGTTTTATCTCTGCTGGAAAACCTTTCATGTGGCCAGCGTCAACATGATGAATGTCGAAATGTGATTGGGCATGATAGGACATGTTCCCATTTATTAGAGTGTTACAGGGTCGATAATCAGTTACACCTTGCTTGGTTTATAGATATTGCTCCCATGGATAATTCTCATTATTACACCCAAGTTGTGAAGGTCTGGGATATTTTGCCGTTGTCCGCTGTACAAAAACTAGCAGATCAGCTTGATGTTATGTTTGGGAACTATACTGTGGATAAGATGAATCGCTGCAAGCACAAATTTACTGAAGG GAATTTGGTTGTTCCAATGAAATGGCCCATGGATTCAAGTTCTCAGAGTTTGACAAATTCACTGGCTTCACTCAGTTTGAGGGAGGGATATAAAGCATACCCTACAAATTACAA GAATCATTCTAAGCCCCAAACAGGGAAGTCTGGTAGAAGAAGAAATTGGGCTTTCAAATGA
- the LOC132800210 gene encoding uncharacterized protein LOC132800210 isoform X1: protein MNKTNAKMQTVGPGGSLVDLVFSWSIQDVLNKDIYKGQVQKIPMTFSSKTEYLNSFIPPFLEELHTYLMSNMTVLDQAPLCEIKSVEKDKDYKLPKDLLYDVTVEKGKYEPEFGDLFAITDVRPKYAGDLDRPQRPYLIAHVQGIYTDEAGIPVAYSILSSKPVLDEYSLDVEMNTENRTRITLFAVKLINLKTNVRIWNALNRVQDEQSVDILQKVLQPETMDAENCIVCHFTKSNNSYLDVRTRISSSDLNEFQKAVVLRCIGTRECDHQNSFKLIWGPPGTGKTKTLGFLLHSLLTMKCRTLTCAPTNIAVLEVTRRLMNNVTESLEDHTYGLGDIVLLGNKKRMNIDDHDELFDIFLDNRADILDKCFNPLSGWTSSLNSMICLLKDPEEQYQLYLKQREEEDDEEDDANFADEEENFKTENGKNINNNQEEDVGDELSKVKQRKKVWNKVIVQILKENKSKKKPKNILSMQKQNQSNHNGKKCDPPLSFEEFVKSRYDCIGERLCLWIESLYTHLPTSFISLEVARKMIKARESLRSFVALLQNVTSGVLKEVFNEDVMFNISSTDCLDLVMFNTSRINCLALLLSLPQSFNIPFFEKKWEVKRFCLENTLLIFCTVSSSSKLYATAPFELLVIDEAAQLKECESAIPLQLPGIRHAILIGDERQLPAMVESKISERVELGRSLFERFALQGYKKHLLSVQHRMHPSISLFPNREFYGGQILDGQNVQERSYSRRFLQDKMYGCYSFINVAQGKEDFDERHSRRNMVEVAVVSEIVECLYKGFVQTKNKVRVGVISPYKAQVFAIKKKMDKYCKDLHRGFSVSVRTVDGFQGGEEDVIIISTVRCNGIGSVGFLSNRQRANVALTRARYCLWILGNEGTLVNSNSIWKKVVNDAKDRGCFHNAHEKKNLAHAITDSLIDLNQLNVLTNMNSLLFKEARWKVCFNDAFWKSLARFKNNELFKKVLSLLENLSCGQRQHDECRNVIGHDRTCSHLLECYRVDNQLHLAWFIDIAPMDNSHYYTQVVKVWDILPLSAVQKLADQLDVMFGNYTVDKMNRCKHKFTEGNLVVPMKWPMDSSSQSLTNSLASLSLREGYKAYPTNYKNHSKPQTGKSGRRRNWAFK, encoded by the exons ATGAACAAGACTAATGCGAAAATGCAAACGGTAGGTCCGGGTGGAAGCTTAGTAGATTTGGTTTTCTCATGGTCCATCCAGGATGTTCTAAATAAAGATATCTATAAAGGCCAG GTGCAGAAGATTCCAATGACATTCTCATCCAAAACAGAATACTTGAACTCTTTTATTCCCCCATTTTTGGAGGAATTACATACTTACCTGATGTCAAACATGACAGTACTGGATCAAGCACCTTTATGTGAAATTAAGTCTGTGGAAAAAGATAAAGATTATAAACTTCCTAAAGATTTGTTGTACGATGTAACggtggaaaaaggaaaatatgagCCCGAATTTGGCGACTTGTTTGCAATAACTGATGTAAGACCAAAGTATGCTGGAGACTTGGATCGGCCTCAAAGACCCTATCTCATCGCTCATGTTCAAGGAATTTATACTGATGAAGCTGGAATTCCTGTTGCATACTCAATATTATCTTCAAAGCCTGTCCTTGACGAATACAGCCTTGACGTTGAAATGAACACAGAGAACAGAACCAGAATTACTCTTTTTGCTGTTAAATTgataaacttaaaaacaaatgTTCGTATATGGAATGCATTGAACAGAGTTCAGGACGAGCAGAGTGTGGACATTCTTCAGAAAGTTTTGCAGCCAGAAACTATG GATGCGGAAAATTGTATAGTCTGTCATTTCACAAAAAGCAACAATTCTTACCTGGATGTAAGGACCAGAATCAGCTCTTCTGATTTGAATGAATTCCAAAAAGCTGTAGTCTTAAGATGTATTGGAACAAGGGAATGTGATCATCAAAATTCCTTCAAACTGATATGGGGTCCTCCAGGGACAGGAAAAACGAAGACGCTTGGTTTCCTTCTACATTCCCTCCTTACTATGAAATGCAGAACACTCACATGTGCCCCAACAAACATTGCAGTGTTGGAAGTGACCAGACGGCTCATGAACAATGTCACAGAATCACTTGAAGATCATACATATGGGCTTGGAGATATAGTTTTGCTTGGTAACAAGAAACGTATGAACATTGATGATCATGATGagctttttgatatatttcttgACAACCGTGCTGACATACTTGACAAGTGTTTTAACCCGTTATCAGGGTGGACCTCTAGTTTAAATTCCATGATTTGTTTGCTTAAGGACCCTGAAGAGCAGTATCAATTATACTTGAAGCAGAGagaagaggaagatgatgaggaggatgatgCCAATTTTGCTGACGAGGAGGAAAACTTTAAGACGGAAAATGGGAAGAACATCAACAATAATCAAGAGGAGGACGTTGGTGATGAATTATCTAAAGTCAAGCAAAGAAAGAAAGTGTGGAACAAGGTTAttgttcaaattttaaaagaaaacaagagcAAGAAAAAGCCCAAGAATATTTTGTCTATGCAGAAACAAAACCAATCAAACCATAATGGCAAAAAATGTGATCCTCCTTTGTCATTTGAGGAGTTTGTAAAGAGTAGGTATGATTGCATTGGCGAACGGCTATGCCTTTGGATTGAATCTTTGTATACACACCTGCCAACTTCTTTTATTTCACTTGAAGTGGCAAGGAAAATGATCAAGGCTCGTGAATCTCTTAGATCTTTTGTGGCTTTGTTGCAGAATGTTACAAGTGGCGTACTAAAGGAGGTCTTCAACGAAGATGTTATGTTCAATATTTCAAGTACTGATTGCCTTGATCTAGTTATGTTCAATACTTCAAGAATTAATTGCCTTGCTCTATTACTTTCACTTCCTCAGAGCTTTAATATTCCATTTTTCGAGAAAAAATGGGAGGTAAAACGTTTCTGTTTGGAAAATACACTCCTAATTTTCTGTACAGTTTCAAGTTCTTCCAAGTTGTACGCGACAGCTCCATTTGAACTGTTGGTTATAGATGAAGCTGCTCAGCTTAAAGAATGTGAATCTGCCATTCCTTTACAACTTCCTGGCATACGCCATGCAATACTTATTGGTGATGAGCGGCAACTGCCTGCAATGGTTGAAAGCAAG atttctgaaagaGTGGAGCTTGGAAGAAGTTTGTTCGAGAGGTTTGCTTTGCAAGGCTACAAGAAGCATCTTCTTAGCGTTCAACATAGGATGCATCCATCCATAAGTTTATTTCCAAATCGTGAGTTCTATGGAGGCCAGATTTTGGATGGTCAGAATGTTCAAGAAAGAAGCTATAGCAGACGTTTCCTTCAGGATAAAATGTACGGCTGCTACTCTTTTATAAATGTAGCACAAGGAAAAGAGGATTTTGATGAAAGGCATAGCAGAAGAAACATGGTTGAGGTTGCTGTGGTCTCTGAGATAGTTGAGTGCCTTTATAAAG GATTTGTGCAAACAAAGAATAAGGTCAGAGTAGGTGTGATATCACCATACAAGGCTCAAGTTTTTgctattaaaaagaaaatggacaAATATTGTAAAGATCTTCATCGTGGCTTTTCAGTAAGTGTTCGAACTGTTGATGGTTTCCAAGGTGGTGAGGAGGATGTGATAATCATCTCAACTGTAAGGTGTAATGGTATTGGATCGGTGGGATTTCTTTCCAATCGGCAAAGAGCAAACGTGGCGCTAACTCGTGCAAG GTATTGCCTTTGGATATTGGGGAATGAAGGAACTCTAGTGaatagtaattctatttggaaGAAAGTGGTCAATGATGCCAAGGATCGTGGTTGTTTCCACAATGCTCATGAGAAAAAGAATTTGGCTCATGCTATTACAGATTCACTGATTGACCTTAACCAACTCAATGTTTTAACTAATATGAATTCTCTACTGTTTAAAGAGGCAAGATGGAAG GTATGCTTCAATGATGCCTTCTGGAAATCCCTGGCAAGATTTAAAAACAATGAGTTGTTTAAGAAAGTTTTATCTCTGCTGGAAAACCTTTCATGTGGCCAGCGTCAACATGATGAATGTCGAAATGTGATTGGGCATGATAGGACATGTTCCCATTTATTAGAGTGTTACAGGGTCGATAATCAGTTACACCTTGCTTGGTTTATAGATATTGCTCCCATGGATAATTCTCATTATTACACCCAAGTTGTGAAGGTCTGGGATATTTTGCCGTTGTCCGCTGTACAAAAACTAGCAGATCAGCTTGATGTTATGTTTGGGAACTATACTGTGGATAAGATGAATCGCTGCAAGCACAAATTTACTGAAGG GAATTTGGTTGTTCCAATGAAATGGCCCATGGATTCAAGTTCTCAGAGTTTGACAAATTCACTGGCTTCACTCAGTTTGAGGGAGGGATATAAAGCATACCCTACAAATTACAA GAATCATTCTAAGCCCCAAACAGGGAAGTCTGGTAGAAGAAGAAATTGGGCTTTCAAATGA
- the LOC107410486 gene encoding uncharacterized protein LOC107410486 yields MLSSTSLPELTFCVIREKPSDPDVFRCLEKLNINQRIMKEAQMQIRVLHWCLNISILKSYVAVQMHYLHEAVNFLLASQQQLQAQISEVRSESSTKEAEVQKVDPVQVDLLVGKAY; encoded by the exons ATGCTGTCTAGCACAAGCTTACCTGAACTGACCTTTTGTGTTATACGGGAGAAGCCAAGTGACCCTGATGTTTTCCGTTGCTTGGAGAAGCTAAATATAAACCAAAGGATTATGAAGGAAGCGCAAATGCAAATAAGAGTTCTGCATTG GTGTCTAAATATCTCGATTTTGAAGTCCTACGTGGCTGTACAAATGCATTACTTGCATGAG GCTGTAAATTTCCTTCTTGCCTCTCAACAACAACTGCAAGCACAAATCTCAGAAGTAAGAAGTGAAAGCAGTACAAAGGAAGCAGAGGTCCAGAAGGTGGACCCTGTTCAG GTGGATTTGCTAGTGGGGAAAGCATATTAA
- the LOC132800309 gene encoding uncharacterized protein LOC132800309, giving the protein MDNSHYYTQVVKVWDILPLSAVQKLADQLDVMFGNYTVDKMNRCKHKFTEGNLVVPMKWPMDSSSQSLTNSLASLSLREGYKAYPTNYKNHSKPQTGKSGRRRNWAFK; this is encoded by the exons ATGGATAATTCCCATTATTACACCCAAGTTGTGAAGGTCTGGGATATTTTGCCGTTGTCCGCTGTACAAAAACTAGCAGATCAGCTTGATGTTATGTTTGGGAACTATACTGTGGATAAGATGAATCGCTGCAAGCACAAATTCACTGAAGG GAATTTGGTTGTTCCAATGAAATGGCCCATGGATTCAAGTTCTCAGAGTTTGACAAATTCACTGGCTTCACTCAGTTTGAGGGAGGGATATAAAGCATACCCTACAAATTACAA GAACCATTCTAAGCCCCAAACAGGGAAGTCTGGTAGAAGAAGAAATTGGGCTTTCAAATGA